One genomic region from Sphingobacterium sp. UGAL515B_05 encodes:
- a CDS encoding helix-turn-helix domain-containing protein: protein MKNNIEEQKETLNQLDQNPTLLAEHPILVEFKNLIHQYPQNHWNLQFYLKKLNVSRIALHRLTVTCNEASPTMIVKEIVASEIAKKLASTEIPIKELTSRYGFSSSASLTRFIKKHTGLSPRRFRALNSLDYI from the coding sequence ATGAAAAACAACATAGAAGAACAAAAAGAAACGTTGAATCAATTGGATCAAAATCCAACTTTGCTAGCTGAGCACCCAATTCTAGTGGAATTTAAAAACCTCATCCACCAATATCCTCAGAATCATTGGAATCTTCAATTCTACCTGAAAAAGTTAAACGTATCCAGAATAGCCTTGCATCGATTGACAGTTACCTGCAACGAAGCTTCCCCTACCATGATCGTCAAAGAAATTGTAGCAAGTGAAATTGCAAAAAAGCTCGCTTCTACCGAAATTCCGATTAAGGAATTAACCTCTCGGTATGGTTTCAGTTCATCAGCTTCCTTAACAAGATTTATAAAAAAACATACCGGATTAAGTCCGCGCAGATTTAGGGCATTAAACTCGCTAGATTATATTTAA
- a CDS encoding YegP family protein: MGKFEVKTTKNGEFQFNLKAGNGQVILSSEGYTTKANCLNGVESVKKNAQDDNKFDRKTSTNGKHYFNLKATNGQIIGTSEMYESASGMENGIESVKKNAPDAPVEEIA; this comes from the coding sequence ATGGGTAAATTTGAAGTAAAAACAACAAAAAATGGAGAATTCCAGTTCAATTTAAAGGCTGGAAACGGACAGGTAATTTTGAGCAGTGAAGGTTATACAACTAAAGCTAACTGTTTGAATGGCGTTGAATCTGTGAAAAAGAATGCTCAGGATGATAATAAATTTGACCGTAAAACGTCAACCAATGGTAAGCACTACTTCAATCTCAAGGCTACCAACGGCCAAATTATTGGAACTAGCGAGATGTATGAAAGTGCAAGTGGGATGGAGAATGGTATTGAGTCCGTTAAAAAGAACGCACCCGATGCTCCAGTTGAGGAAATTGCTTAA
- a CDS encoding ATP-binding protein: MIENTFGIDILPENEHDRLNALRRYKITGTPSEASFDGIAKLATQIFNAPIALLSLVDAESVYFKANIGMGATKEMNRGKSLCSLAILDEKVTVFEDALREEILLANPNVIGDFGLQFYAGAPLTTHDGFMIGSLCIIDKHPRTFTNIDRKILEGLAQTAMDQIELRSSSIDKIDELEGLNITMATMQQRLLELNDEMELANDELYRTNSQLNKSYDLTVLLNKNLKKSERRFRSFIDKAPIAFAILTGRNLFIEVANDMMLKLWRKTETIIGKSLAQALPELQGQPYLGILDNVFTTGENYIGDTVHARLESKGILGDHYFDFTYEPLRNDEGEVESIIVIANEVTERIKRNEHLEALNNQLEIALKAGELGSYNRDIRTGKMDCSETCKLNFGLSKKDRFDYEDLMQSIVPEHREMVYRKVQEAIQNKTTYHAEYLICWPDGSLHWINASGLPKYDAEGNATHLIGVVADITKRKNYESQKDDFLGIASHELKTPVTGLKGTIQLLERFKDKTGSDIISRLIDQSAVNIKKIVTLVDDLLNMHRISEGQLHLEKTSFKASKILTSSCHNIISQGNHQVNMTGDLDADLFADEQRLEQVLVNFVNNAVKYAPESKEINIVVEQQQDHVKITVTDKGEGINPEVQPFIFDRYYRANHEGKSYSGLGLGLYISSEIIKKHNGQIGVDSTLGQGSSFWFSIPVPTVKQ; the protein is encoded by the coding sequence ATGATTGAGAATACGTTTGGAATCGATATTTTACCTGAAAATGAACATGACCGACTAAATGCGCTCAGACGCTATAAAATTACTGGTACCCCTTCAGAAGCAAGCTTCGATGGGATAGCTAAATTAGCCACGCAAATATTCAATGCTCCTATTGCGTTACTATCGTTAGTTGATGCTGAATCTGTTTATTTCAAGGCAAATATTGGTATGGGTGCCACAAAAGAAATGAATCGAGGCAAAAGCCTATGTAGCCTTGCTATTTTAGACGAGAAAGTAACTGTGTTTGAAGATGCACTTCGGGAAGAGATATTACTCGCCAACCCAAATGTTATCGGTGATTTCGGCTTACAATTTTACGCAGGCGCGCCCCTTACTACGCACGACGGCTTCATGATCGGATCGCTATGTATTATCGATAAGCATCCGCGCACTTTCACCAACATTGACCGGAAGATACTGGAAGGGCTCGCACAAACGGCTATGGATCAAATTGAACTTCGGAGTTCCTCAATAGATAAAATTGATGAGCTTGAAGGGCTGAATATTACAATGGCAACGATGCAACAACGCCTACTCGAACTTAATGACGAGATGGAACTTGCCAATGACGAACTTTATCGTACCAATAGCCAATTAAACAAATCATATGATTTGACAGTCTTACTAAATAAAAATCTAAAAAAGAGCGAACGTCGGTTTAGGTCTTTTATCGATAAGGCTCCAATAGCGTTTGCGATTTTAACTGGCCGTAATTTATTCATAGAAGTAGCAAACGATATGATGCTCAAGCTTTGGCGAAAGACCGAAACTATCATCGGCAAGTCGCTGGCGCAAGCACTCCCCGAACTCCAAGGGCAGCCCTATCTCGGGATATTGGATAATGTCTTTACAACAGGCGAAAACTATATTGGAGACACCGTGCACGCTAGGCTTGAATCCAAAGGTATTTTAGGCGATCATTATTTCGATTTTACCTATGAACCTTTGAGAAATGATGAAGGTGAAGTAGAGTCTATTATTGTCATTGCCAACGAAGTTACCGAGCGTATCAAAAGAAACGAGCATCTCGAAGCGCTCAATAACCAGTTGGAAATCGCATTAAAGGCTGGTGAACTGGGTTCTTACAATCGCGATATCAGAACCGGGAAAATGGACTGTTCTGAAACTTGTAAACTAAATTTCGGACTCAGTAAAAAAGACCGATTTGACTACGAAGACCTTATGCAAAGCATCGTCCCTGAACATCGCGAAATGGTCTACAGAAAAGTTCAGGAGGCAATTCAAAACAAGACTACTTATCATGCTGAATATCTTATCTGTTGGCCAGATGGATCATTACATTGGATCAATGCCTCGGGTCTGCCGAAATACGACGCGGAAGGTAATGCCACCCACCTCATCGGCGTGGTAGCAGATATTACAAAACGAAAGAACTACGAATCTCAAAAAGATGACTTCTTGGGTATTGCCAGTCATGAACTAAAAACACCGGTTACCGGTCTAAAAGGTACCATTCAATTGCTGGAGCGATTCAAAGACAAAACAGGAAGCGACATCATTTCGAGACTTATTGATCAGTCCGCGGTCAATATCAAAAAAATTGTTACACTTGTTGATGATCTGCTTAACATGCATCGAATCAGTGAAGGCCAGCTACATTTAGAAAAGACAAGCTTCAAAGCATCAAAGATACTTACGTCCAGCTGTCACAACATTATATCGCAGGGTAACCATCAGGTTAACATGACTGGTGATCTTGATGCCGATCTCTTTGCCGACGAACAACGGTTAGAACAAGTTCTTGTCAATTTTGTGAATAATGCCGTTAAGTATGCTCCGGAATCGAAAGAAATCAATATTGTTGTTGAACAACAGCAGGATCATGTAAAAATAACTGTCACAGATAAAGGCGAAGGTATAAATCCAGAAGTACAACCTTTTATTTTCGATAGATATTATAGGGCCAATCATGAAGGCAAATCTTATTCAGGTCTTGGACTAGGTCTCTATATCTCTTCTGAAATCATAAAAAAACACAACGGTCAAATTGGAGTTGATAGTACTTTAGGTCAGGGAAGCAGTTTTTGGTTTTCTATTCCGGTTCCAACAGTAAAACAATAG
- a CDS encoding endonuclease/exonuclease/phosphatase family protein, whose translation MKKLFILLLMTIFCESLFAKRTNELKILQINIWQEGTVVPKGFTAIAEEIIAKQADVVLFSEVRNYKNTDFIQRILVELRRKGAKFFGESNDEKLDVGFISKYPIKEQHALYERNSDMGGVLKSKIEVGKRHFVFYALHLDYTNYACYLPRGYDGVTWEKLESPITDVLAITTANRKSKRDEAIRDVIKDVEKEDQLQSFVIAGDFNEPSHLDWTDETKDLFDHRGAVVPWDCSVLLQRAGFMDSFRQKYPNPVSHPGFTYPTYNKDVPLSKLAWAPTADDRDRIDYIYFRSKLPLVVSEIQIVGPVETIKYGQKEERDSEDHFLLPKGIWPTDHKALLLSFKF comes from the coding sequence ATGAAAAAACTTTTTATCCTGCTACTGATGACTATTTTTTGCGAAAGCTTGTTTGCTAAACGGACAAATGAACTTAAAATCTTACAGATCAATATCTGGCAGGAAGGTACAGTAGTTCCTAAAGGTTTTACAGCTATTGCTGAAGAGATTATCGCAAAACAGGCCGATGTGGTCTTATTTAGTGAAGTTCGAAATTATAAGAATACAGATTTTATACAGCGTATATTGGTCGAACTACGTAGGAAAGGAGCAAAGTTTTTTGGAGAGTCAAATGATGAGAAGTTGGATGTAGGCTTTATTTCGAAATATCCTATAAAAGAGCAACACGCACTCTACGAAAGAAACAGTGATATGGGAGGTGTACTTAAGAGTAAGATAGAAGTCGGAAAGCGCCATTTTGTATTTTACGCTTTGCATCTCGATTATACGAATTATGCTTGCTATCTGCCGCGGGGCTATGATGGCGTAACCTGGGAGAAATTGGAGAGTCCGATTACAGATGTATTAGCGATAACTACTGCAAATCGGAAAAGCAAACGCGACGAAGCGATTCGCGATGTTATCAAAGATGTAGAAAAGGAAGACCAATTACAATCTTTCGTTATCGCTGGAGATTTCAATGAACCTTCGCATCTGGATTGGACTGATGAAACAAAAGATCTTTTTGATCATAGGGGCGCCGTGGTCCCTTGGGATTGTTCAGTGCTTCTACAGCGAGCCGGATTCATGGACAGTTTTCGTCAAAAGTATCCAAATCCGGTCAGTCATCCAGGTTTTACGTATCCTACATACAACAAAGATGTGCCTCTTAGTAAATTAGCGTGGGCACCAACTGCCGATGATCGGGATCGGATAGACTACATATATTTTCGCAGTAAATTACCTTTGGTAGTTTCTGAAATACAGATTGTGGGACCGGTGGAAACTATAAAATATGGACAAAAAGAAGAAAGAGATAGCGAGGATCATTTTTTGCTGCCCAAAGGTATTTGGCCGACAGATCATAAGGCTTTGCTTCTTTCCTTTAAATTCTGA